Proteins found in one Zea mays cultivar B73 chromosome 1, Zm-B73-REFERENCE-NAM-5.0, whole genome shotgun sequence genomic segment:
- the LOC103642440 gene encoding probable mitochondrial adenine nucleotide transporter BTL1 — protein MGVDEAGRAAGRNLTLASIGFADVRVGAAVPGGAGYKDGLLVVGLPVPKDDGLDAAARVVRDLATRLPDVGAAARTFLRNREVAEFVSGALAGAMTKAVLAPLETIRTRMVVGVGSKHIFGSFVEIVEHNGWQGLWAGNTINMLRIIPTQAIELGTFECVKRSMASAQEKWKEEGCPKIQLGDLKIQLPFHLLSPIAIGGAAAGIASTLVCHPLEVLKDRMTVNREAYPSIAIAFSKIYRTDGIGGLYAGLCPTLVGMLPYSTCYYFMYETIKTNYCRAHKKKSLSRPELLVIGALSGLTASTISFPLEVARKRLMVGSLQGKCPPHMIAALAEVIQEEGAKGLFRGWAASSLKVMPTSGVTWMFYEAWKDLLLSSRLHA, from the exons ATGGGCGTGGATGAGGCGGGGCGCGCCGCCGGCAGGAATCTCACGCTGGCAAGCATCGGCTTCGCGGACGTCCGCGTGGGCGCTGCCGTGCCCGGGGGCGCCGGGTACAAGGACGGCCTGCTCGTCGTGGGGCTGCCCGTGCCCAAGGACGACGGCCTCGACGCCGCCGCCCGGGTCGTCCGGGACCTCGCCACCAGGCTGCCCGACGTAGGCGCCGCCGCTAGG ACTTTTCTGAGGAATAGAGAAGTTGCAGAATTCGTGAGTGGAGCATTGGCTGGTGCAATGACTAAGGCTGTTCTTGCTCCCTTAGAAACTATCAG GACAAGAATGGTTGTAGGGGTAGGATCAAAACATATTTTTGGTAGCTTTGTGGAGATTGTTGAACATAATGGCTGGCAAGGACTCTGGGCAGGTAATACAATAAATATGCTCCGGATTATCCCAACTCAAGCAATTGAGCTCGGGACATTTGAATGTGTCAAAAGGAGTATGGCCTCGGCACAAGAGAAATGGAAAGAGGAAGGATGCCCAAAGATACAACTCGGCGATTTGAAAATTCAGTTGCCATTTCACTTACTATCGCCGATTGCGATTGGAGGTGCGGCAGCTGGAATAGCTAGCACTTTGGTGTGTCATCCTCTTGAGGTTCTTAAG GATCGCATGACTGTCAACCGTGAGGCTTATCCTAGTATTGCCATTGCCTTCAGCAAGATCTACCGAACTGATGGCATTGGTGGTCTTTATGCTGGCCTCTGCCCAACGTTGGTTGGCATGCTTCCATATAGCACATGCTACTATTTCATGTACGAGACCATCAAGACTAACTACTGCCGTGCGCACAAAAAGAAATCTTTGAGCCGTCCTGAGCTGCTGGTTATCGGGGCTCTTTCAG GTCTAACTGCAAGCACGATCAGCTTCCCTCTTGAAGTGGCAAGGAAGCGCCTTATGGTAGGATCCCTGCAAGGGAAGTGCCCACCCCACATGATCGCGGCGTTAGCCGAGGTGATCCAAGAGGAGGGTGCCAAGGGGCTTTTCCGAGGATGGGCGGCGAGCTCCCTGAAGGTCATGCCAACGTCCGGTGTCACCTGGATGTTTTACGAGGCATGGAAGGACCTTCTTTTGAGTTCACGGCTCCATGCGTAG
- the LOC118476096 gene encoding exocyst complex component EXO70I, with the protein MVRETCSGYTRQARDSRERGIVTRVFTSGSNTGRPPAMCPDASTPATKDADAGTDTTIVLAKLHASRAAIVSVLSAAAEAEVEIDAIGDRLDELLSSASPSSSHHLQSQAVAARALSARIDRAVAPADPLLAEFRRVSALAEDAAPPANPGDAESAVAFVDRVDQLRDAIEEVVARGEEAVRRVEEAVGFLGRTKAAGRGRVRRLTEAAAALRAVYETEAEEMRFEGPLDDALLGLQELFEALLLRLKHPAPVDDDVAGAEDDTAGHELGTDDEVEAAARMAKTLAANDCLDICLDIYVKTRYRRAAKAMMRLNPAYLKSYTPEEIDAMEWESLESAMALWSPHFHVAIASVLAAESRLCERVLEPLPPAVWPECFAKIAARIVAAFFRFADGVAAAAREPQRLFKLLDMLDAVVRERERLDELFSSGSATLVAIRERTREVERALGRTAAGVFFEFGLRIETLYVTGAGADAGHVPKVVRYAVNYLKCLASDDYRALMDTALRADLERGDEEDAGEGGDRAPLAEAAASVLEALHRHVEAARRVCPDTVASHVMAMNAYWYIYMRARGTELAKLVGEDTMRRRYKAAAEEAAWEYQDAVWTPLVRLISGSSSGAPKTWPPDDAQEKAAAFAGKLEERVRRHGAEYKIPDGDLRGQIKIAAAKAVRGAYAGFLKANDKALAGCRKQLLPLDIIEGMVGRVFDEMSDGTAGSVGRARSRRESRSSGNLEGFFGV; encoded by the exons ATGGTGAGAGAGACATGCAGTGGCTACACAAGGCAGGCGCGCGACAGTCGTGAGAGAGGCATCGTCACACGCGTGTTTACCTCAGGCTCAAACACCGGCCGGCCGCCGGCCATGTGCCCCGACGCGTCAACGCCGGCGACCAAAGATGCCGATGCCGGCACCGACACCACTATTGTTCTTGCGAAGCTTCATGCTTCGCGAGCCGCCATCGTCTCGGTGCTTTCCGCCGCGGCTGAGGCTGAGGTCGAAATCGACGCCATCGGTGACCGCCTTGATGAGCTCCTGTCCAGCGCCTCGCCGTCGTCCTCCCACCACCTCCAGTCCCAAGCCGTGGCGGCACGCGCGCTGAGCGCGCGCATCGACCGCGCCGTCGCGCCGGCCGATCCCCTCCTCGCGGAGTTCCGCCGCGTGTCCGCGCTCGCCGAGGACGCCGCGCCACCGGCCAACCCGGGCGACGCCGAAAGCGCGGTGGCGTTCGTCGACCGCGTGGACCAGCTGCGGGACGCCATCGAGGAGGTGGTGGCGCGCGGCGAAGAGGCCGTCCGGAGGGTGGAGGAGGCGGTCGGCTTCCTAGGCAGGACCAAGGCAGCCGGCCGAGGCCGCGTCCGGAGGCTGACCGAGGCCGCCGCGGCGCTGCGCGCGGTGTACGAGACGGAAGCCGAGGAGATGCGCTTCGAGGGCCCGCTGGACGATGCTCTCCTCGGCCTCCAGGAGCTCTTCGAGGCGCTGCTCCTCAGGCTGAAGCACCCGGCGCCCGTGGACGACGACGTCGCCGGCGCCGAGGATGACACGGCCGGGCACGAGCTGGGCACTGACGACGAAGTGGAGGCCGCCGCAAGGATGGCCAAAACGCTCGCCGCCAACGACTGTTTGGACATCTGCCTTGACATCTACGTCAAG ACGAGGTACAGGAGAGCAGCCAAGGCGATGATGCGGCTCAACCCGGCGTACCTCAAGTCGTACACGCCGGAGGAGATCGACGCAATGGAGTGGGAGTCGCTGGAGTCGGCCATGGCGCTATGGAGCCCGCATTTCCACGTGGCTATCGCCTCCGTGCTCGCCGCGGAGAGCCGGCTCTGCGAGCGCGTGCtcgagcccctgccgccggcgGTCTGGCCCGAGTGCTTTGCGAAGATCGCCGCCCGCATCGTCGCGGCGTTCTTCCGCTTCGCGGACGGCGTGGCCGCCGCGGCGCGCGAGCCGCAGAGGCTGTTCAAGCTGCTCGACATGCTCGACGCGGTGGTCCGGGAGCGGGAGCGCCTGGACGAGCTCTTCTCCAGCGGGTCGGCCACGCTGGTCGCCATCCGCGAGCGCACGCGCGAGGTGGAGCGCGCGCTGGGGCGCACCGCGGCCGGCGTGTTCTTCGAGTTCGGTCTCCGCATCGAGACGCTTTACGTCACCGGCGCCGGTGCCGACGCCGGGCACGTGCCCAAGGTCGTGCGGTACGCCGTGAACTACCTCAAGTGCCTAGCGTCCGACGACTACCGCGCGCTCATGGACACCGCGCTGCGCGCGGATCTAGAGCGCGGCGACGAGGAGGACGCGGGCGAAGGCGGCGACCGCGCCCCGCTCGCCGAGGCGGCGGCGAGCGTGCTGGAGGCGCTGCACCGGCACGTCGAGGCGGCGCGCCGGGTATGCCCGGACACGGTGGCGTCGCACGTCATGGCCATGAACGCGTACTGGTACATCTACATGCGCGCCCGGGGCACGGAGCTGGCGAAGCTGGTGGGCGAGGACACCATGCGGCGCCGGTACAAGGCGGCGGCCGAGGAGGCGGCGTGGGAGTACCAGGACGCGGTGTGGACCCCGCTGGTCCGGCTCATCAGCGGCAGCAGCTCCGGGGCGCCGAAGACCTGGCCGCCGGACGATGCGCAGGAGAAGGCGGCGGCGTTCGCTGGCAAGCTCGAGGAGCGGGTGAGGCGGCACGGGGCCGAGTACAAGATACCGGACGGCGACCTCCGGGGACAGATCAAGATCGCGGCGGCCAAGGCGGTGCGCGGCGCGTACGCCGGGTTCTTGAAGGCAAACGACAAGGCCCTGGCTGGCTGCCGGAAACAACTGCTGCCGCTGGACATCATCGAGGGAATGGTTGGGCGCGTGTTCGACGAAATGAGCGATGGAACCGCCGGCAGCGTCGGCCGGGCGAGGAGCCGGCGGGAGTCCAGGAGCAGCGGCAATCTGGAGGGCTTCTTCGGCGTCTAA